The Candidatus Methylacidiphilales bacterium DNA window CCGTTTTTCCATACGATCGGGAACGGCTCACCCCAGTATCGTTGCCGTGAAAAAAGCCAATCGCGTAGCTTGTATTGGACTTGACGTTTGCCGACAGCTCGTTGTTCAAGCCATTCGATCATGACTCGCTTAGCTTCTTTCGTCGGCAAGCCATTGAGAAAGCCAGAGTGGATAGCGAAGCCATCGCCGGTGAAGCATTGCGGTGGCTCTTCAGAAGAGGAACTAGAGGAGAGGTCAGGTTTTACAACTTCTCGAATAGGTAAGCCATATTTCTGCGCGAAGGCAAAATCTCGCTCATCATGAGCGGGCACGGCCATGATCGCGCCAGTGCCGTAGTTGATCAAAACGTAATCTGCGATCCAGATCGGAATTGGCTCTTGGTTTACCGGGTTTATGGCGTAGGCACCGGTGAAGACTCCGCTCTTTTCTTTATTTAAGTCCGTGCGTTCCAGATCTGACTTTTGTGAACAGAGTTTCTGGTAATTTGTGACGGCTGCGCGCTGGTCCTCTGTGACAATTTTTGAGATCAGAGGATGCTCTGGGGCAAGCACCATGTAGGTGGCGCCAAAAAGTGTATCAGGTCGTGTGGTGAAGACCTCGATGTAGGTCTCGGGAAGATTTTGGATATCGAAACGAACGAGTGCGCCCTCTGACTTGCCGATCCAGTTTCGCTGCATTTCTTTCAAGGACTCTGGCCAATCCAAGGTGTCTAAGTCCTGCAGGAGACGCTCAGCATAGGCTGTGATACGGAGCATCCATTGGCGGAGTGGACGGCGCTCTACGGGATGATTGCCTCTCTCGGAGCGCGGTCCTTCAGGGGTGGAGAGCACTTCTTCGTTTGCCAGCACAGTGCCTAGAGCTGGACAATACCACACGGGGGCTTCACTGACGTAAGCGAGGCCACGTTCAAAAAGCTTTAGAAAAATCCATTGCGTCCAGCGATAGTAGCGTGGGTCAGTGGTATCAATTTCTCGTGACCAATCGTAAGAAAATCCCATGGCTTGGATTTGGCGTTTGAAGTTAGCGATGTTGCGCTGCGTCGTGATGCGTGGGTGTGTGCCAGTGGCGATGGCATGTTGCTCTGCTGGTAATCCAAATGCGTCCCATCCCATGGGGTGTAGGACGTTGAAGCCTTGCATACGCTTGTAGCGCGCGATGATATCTGTGGCTGTGTAGCCTTCTAAGTGACCGACGTGCAATCCTGCGCCGCTCGGGTATGGGAACATATCGAGGACGTAGTATTTAGGTTTTTCGGAGCCGGGTTCTCCAGGGTTTGCGGCGCGGAAGGTTTGATTTTCGAGCCAGTAGCGTTGCCAGCGCGGCTCGAATTCATGAAAGGGAAACTGTTTGCGCATAGAAATCTCCGGTGCTTCGTGTAGCGGTGAAACCTAGCACTCCTCGTGGATTGCTGAAGTCTAAAGATGAGGTGGACGTGGCGTTGTTTGAGACTAGAAGACGAAAGAATGAAGAGGATCGTGATAGCAACGACAAGCACTGGGAAAGGAAAAGAATTGCGTGCAAGGTTGGCTTCAGAATGGGTGATCTGGACGCTTCAGGAGGCTGCACAGTATTGGGGAGAATATCCTGACGTGAAGGAGGAGGGGGAGACTTTTATGGAAAATGCACGGGGTAAGGCTGTGGCTTATTCACTGTGGGCAAAGGGGGAATGGGTATTGGCCGATGACTCTGGATTGTGTGTAGATGCGCTGAGGGGGGCGCCGGGGGTTCGTTCGGCTCGTTATGCTGGTGAGCCTAGAGACGATGGTAAAAATTTGGAGCTCGTGTTGGATCAAATGAGGGGCGTAAAAAATCGTGCTGCAGCATTTTATTGTGCATTAGTCCTGGCTAAGAACGGAGAGGTTGTGGCTGAGGTAGAGGGGCGTTGTCATGGGACTTTGGCTCTTTCTCCTAGAGGGACGCACGGGTTTGGTTATGATCCTATTTTTATTCCTGAAGGATATTCAGAGACCTTTGGGGAGCTGCCCGAATCTGTCAAAGCTCGGATTAGTCATCGGGCCAAGGCGTTGGAGAGCATGGTTGAGATTTTGAAGTCGATATAAAAACGCTTGCCCTTTTATGGAGAGACGGAAGCATTCGCGTATGGTGAGTTGTGTTTATAAATCTCATTTTGTTAGAGCTAGGCGTGCCTTTTCATTGACTGAGCTTCTTGTTGTCGTGGCGATTGTAGCGGTATTGGCCTCACTTGTGGTAACAGGTGTGCCGTTAGCTTTGAATAGAGCCCGCATGTCGAAAGCACAGACTGACGTCGCTTCGATTTCTACAGCATGGAGGCATTATTTTGCGGAATACAACTCGTGGCCTATGTCTAACACTTCTGTGGTAGGCGATGGGCTGCCTCGGGAAATGGGGCAAGAGGCTTGCAACATCCTTACTGGACTTGACCTTGCTGATAATCCCAGAGCACTTCCTTTTATTGAAATTTCGCTTAAGGATCGAGAAAACAAAGCGCCGGGAGTGCCTCCGAATTCGCGTGGGCGGTTTATGGATCCATGGAAGCGGCCGTATTATTATGCCCTTGATCATGATTTGAACGATCGGGTGGTTGTCTTTGGAATTGAGATCCCTGCGCCCGTGGCAGCTTGGTCTCGCGGTCCCAAGAATCAGGATCCTATTCCTGAAAATGCGACGCGCACTGTGAGGAGCTGGTAAGGTGCTCAAGACTTGGGTGGGGACGGTAGAGGGGAAAGCAGGGGGGGTGACTTATTTACGGGTGCGGCTTTGGAGGCCTTCAAGATTGCTTGCTTGCGGTTGTAGCTTGGGATGCGGTGGTGAAGTATTGGTTTAGCAACGATTCGATTGTTTTGCGGTCGGGGCGTTGTGTGGTTGAATCGACGGGGAGGGAGAGGGCAAGCACTTCGACGCTAAATCGGCGTTGCGCTTTGCGGATGAAGGTTGTGATGAGTTCTCTTTGCAAGTAGACAAAGCGGTTGAAATCGATGTCGATGTTTTCGTTGTCTGTCAGTAATCCCCAAAACATCAATGCGTGCTGTCCTGAGGCAGGGTGAAAAAAGTTGAAGACATACCAGTCGATCTCTTTTCCGGCGATGGTGTAGCGTTCACGCGTGACTTTTCCTTTGGCTTGCCAGCCTACGCCGGGCATGCAAACGTCGGGGCGGTGCGTCAAAGCTCGACCGTTGGCGCGTGAGGTCTTCCAGAAAATGTGATAGCCCATGGGGCAGGGGAGATCGTTTTGTGGGACAAGGCAGCGAAACGATTTGCCATAGTCTGAGAGCAGAATTTTTTGGCTTTCAGGCTCGAGCTCGTTGATCTGGACGTTGGAGGTCTCTCTTAGTGCGTAATAGGGCTGTTGAAAGCCAGGATATAAAGCTTCGTGCACCAGATACCATAGGTGAGATAGGCCAAATAGTATGCTTGCGGTTGCAAGAAGGGGTTTGATTTTTTGTATCTTCGAAAATGGACTGGAACTCAATGTGGTTATCCATTCTTTGAGTTGGGGAGGGACTGAAGTGGCTCCAGTTGGGGGGCTGACGGGGTTTTCTCTGCCGAGTATGCGACTGATTCCTAGTGCTAGAGCGGCTGCGGAGAGGATTAGGATGCCGAGGAATACGTAGCCGACGGTGTCGTGCCAGGTGTTGATGGCGTCTAGTCCTTGGTAGTTTGCAATGAGGCAAAGCGTGAGTGTGCGGAGAAGATTTATTGGAAATGTGATCAGGAGCGCGGCGATGAAGAAGGCGAGGCGTGCGAGAAGTTTCAACGAGAAAAATTCTCCAAAGACAAATCCGAGCATGACTGCTGTCTGTAGGGAGCGAATTCCGCTGCAGGCTTCATCTATACCTACAGGGCCTACAGCTAGGTGCACAATCTGTCCTTGAGCTTGAGCTGGGATTCCTAAGATATTGAGGACTTCGGCGGCGTTGGCCGCAACATGAAGCATCAAGGATTGCGTTAGGCTTACTTCGAGGGCGCTTGGCCATGGCACTGCTGTGAAGAAGAGGAGCATTGGGAAACACATTATACTCCACAGTTTTCTGCCTCCGATAGCCC harbors:
- the leuS gene encoding leucine--tRNA ligase produces the protein MRKQFPFHEFEPRWQRYWLENQTFRAANPGEPGSEKPKYYVLDMFPYPSGAGLHVGHLEGYTATDIIARYKRMQGFNVLHPMGWDAFGLPAEQHAIATGTHPRITTQRNIANFKRQIQAMGFSYDWSREIDTTDPRYYRWTQWIFLKLFERGLAYVSEAPVWYCPALGTVLANEEVLSTPEGPRSERGNHPVERRPLRQWMLRITAYAERLLQDLDTLDWPESLKEMQRNWIGKSEGALVRFDIQNLPETYIEVFTTRPDTLFGATYMVLAPEHPLISKIVTEDQRAAVTNYQKLCSQKSDLERTDLNKEKSGVFTGAYAINPVNQEPIPIWIADYVLINYGTGAIMAVPAHDERDFAFAQKYGLPIREVVKPDLSSSSSSEEPPQCFTGDGFAIHSGFLNGLPTKEAKRVMIEWLEQRAVGKRQVQYKLRDWLFSRQRYWGEPFPIVWKNGEPHPLSESELPLELPELEDFRPSSTGLAPLSKAQEWVHLPDGSLRETNTMPQWAGSCWYYLRYCDPQNDKALISPEAEKYWLGDHGVDLYIGGAEHAVLHLLYARFWHKVLYDIGIVSTPEPFHKLVNQGLILGEDNQKMSKSLGNVVNPDEIVAEYGADAVRLFEMFMGPLEQMKPWSTKGVEGVYRFLGRVWRLVMQENADGEWELNSKLTDSPPTEALLRSLHFTIQKVTDDIEKLSFNTAIAQLMILVNDLTKADHHPRSVIEPLILLLSPFAPHIAEELWRQLGHEHSLAYEPWPKADPRYLKQDTVEIPVQINGKVRARIVIAPDATEQEAVKSAYALKELESWLQGKSLKKTVYVGGKILNLIVG
- the rdgB gene encoding RdgB/HAM1 family non-canonical purine NTP pyrophosphatase, with protein sequence MKRIVIATTSTGKGKELRARLASEWVIWTLQEAAQYWGEYPDVKEEGETFMENARGKAVAYSLWAKGEWVLADDSGLCVDALRGAPGVRSARYAGEPRDDGKNLELVLDQMRGVKNRAAAFYCALVLAKNGEVVAEVEGRCHGTLALSPRGTHGFGYDPIFIPEGYSETFGELPESVKARISHRAKALESMVEILKSI
- a CDS encoding prepilin-type N-terminal cleavage/methylation domain-containing protein, whose translation is MVSCVYKSHFVRARRAFSLTELLVVVAIVAVLASLVVTGVPLALNRARMSKAQTDVASISTAWRHYFAEYNSWPMSNTSVVGDGLPREMGQEACNILTGLDLADNPRALPFIEISLKDRENKAPGVPPNSRGRFMDPWKRPYYYALDHDLNDRVVVFGIEIPAPVAAWSRGPKNQDPIPENATRTVRSW
- a CDS encoding exosortase/archaeosortase family protein, which codes for MPQNSANPQPSPSPPAETTKKAPADNSLLQNQSYPLLWLAAWWLWAAWACAGDWENTEAYSYGWFVPLFCAYFGWRRWTDRGQQLPTYEPSPQAMLLFLATSAGTVFLVPLIELVRQTPIYWRPLNWLIAGIAFSLTSLYLWAIGGRKLWSIMCFPMLLFFTAVPWPSALEVSLTQSLMLHVAANAAEVLNILGIPAQAQGQIVHLAVGPVGIDEACSGIRSLQTAVMLGFVFGEFFSLKLLARLAFFIAALLITFPINLLRTLTLCLIANYQGLDAINTWHDTVGYVFLGILILSAAALALGISRILGRENPVSPPTGATSVPPQLKEWITTLSSSPFSKIQKIKPLLATASILFGLSHLWYLVHEALYPGFQQPYYALRETSNVQINELEPESQKILLSDYGKSFRCLVPQNDLPCPMGYHIFWKTSRANGRALTHRPDVCMPGVGWQAKGKVTRERYTIAGKEIDWYVFNFFHPASGQHALMFWGLLTDNENIDIDFNRFVYLQRELITTFIRKAQRRFSVEVLALSLPVDSTTQRPDRKTIESLLNQYFTTASQATTASKQS